From Deinococcus betulae, the proteins below share one genomic window:
- the hisD gene encoding histidinol dehydrogenase, whose amino-acid sequence MQVLQGPDARRALTRTFNDLPVPDAVLRRIEATFGEALSPEAVVERLLADVRARGDDALRDWTERLDGHRPEELAVRAEDLAAAAVDAPLHSAIRLAIARVRAFYEAQPAHGFLNHGLDGALGQLVRPLGRVGVYVPGGLAPLISTLIHTAVPAQVAGVRDIVVTTPPDREGRIHPAILVAARELGLTQLYKVGGAQAIGALAYGTASIAAVDKIAGPGNLFVVIAKRMVYGMAGIESLPGPTETLVVADDSADARFVAADLLAQAEHNGAEPVLVSTSRDLLLRVQAELNSQLEALPEPNRSWARDSVQARMKVVLAGSLAEALELSNLYAPEHLCLLTRDPWSLLGGVQRAGGVFLGEASMEALGDYVAGPSHVMPTGGTARFMSPVNVRDFQTIISVVGLTEDTLRRIGPAGALLARAEGLEAHARAIESRLNAQEDAPGAFLPL is encoded by the coding sequence ATGCAAGTGCTGCAAGGCCCAGATGCCCGGCGTGCCCTGACGCGCACCTTTAACGACCTGCCCGTTCCTGACGCCGTGCTGAGGCGCATCGAAGCCACCTTTGGCGAGGCCCTGAGCCCCGAGGCGGTCGTGGAGCGCCTCCTGGCCGATGTGCGCGCGCGCGGCGACGACGCGCTGCGCGACTGGACCGAGCGGCTGGACGGCCACCGCCCCGAAGAGCTGGCTGTCAGGGCCGAGGACCTGGCGGCCGCTGCGGTGGACGCCCCCCTGCACAGCGCCATCCGTCTGGCCATCGCCCGCGTGCGGGCCTTTTATGAGGCGCAGCCCGCCCACGGCTTCCTGAACCACGGCCTGGACGGCGCGCTGGGCCAGCTGGTGCGGCCACTGGGCCGGGTGGGGGTCTATGTTCCAGGCGGCCTGGCTCCCCTCATCAGCACCCTGATTCATACCGCCGTGCCCGCACAGGTGGCGGGCGTGCGGGACATCGTGGTGACCACCCCACCCGACCGGGAGGGCCGCATTCACCCCGCCATTCTGGTGGCGGCGCGCGAACTGGGTCTGACCCAGCTGTACAAGGTCGGCGGCGCGCAGGCCATCGGGGCGCTGGCCTACGGCACTGCCAGCATCGCCGCTGTGGACAAGATTGCCGGGCCGGGCAACCTGTTTGTGGTCATTGCCAAGCGCATGGTGTACGGCATGGCGGGCATCGAGAGCCTGCCTGGCCCCACCGAGACGCTGGTGGTGGCTGACGACAGTGCCGACGCCCGCTTTGTGGCCGCCGACCTCCTGGCCCAGGCCGAACACAACGGCGCCGAGCCGGTGCTGGTGTCCACCAGCCGCGACCTCTTGCTGCGGGTCCAGGCCGAGCTGAACAGCCAGCTTGAGGCCCTGCCCGAACCCAACCGCAGTTGGGCGCGCGACAGTGTGCAGGCGCGCATGAAGGTGGTGCTGGCCGGATCGCTGGCGGAGGCACTGGAGCTCTCCAACCTGTACGCCCCCGAACACCTGTGCCTGCTGACCCGCGACCCCTGGAGCCTGCTGGGAGGGGTGCAGCGCGCGGGCGGCGTCTTTCTGGGAGAAGCCAGCATGGAGGCGCTGGGGGACTATGTGGCGGGCCCTAGCCATGTCATGCCCACGGGGGGTACGGCCCGCTTCATGAGCCCAGTTAATGTGCGCGACTTTCAGACCATCATCTCGGTGGTGGGCTTGACCGAGGACACGCTGCGCCGCATTGGCCCGGCAGGCGCGCTGCTGGCCCGCGCTGAGGGCCTGGAGGCCCACGCCCGCGCCATCGAGAGCCGTCTGAACGCCCAGGAAGACGCGCCGGGCGCCTTTCTCCCCCTATGA
- a CDS encoding phosphopentomutase gives MLLTILVLDSVGAGELPDAEQFGDAGSHTLNHTLKAAPAALPNLAALGLAQVPTIETGPDTIPAVPAQGAYGRMREVSPGKDTSTGHWEFMGVQLQYPFQIFPDGFPPAVMDQFDAATGKGHLCNRPYSGTDVIRDFGPEHLTTGAPIVYTSGDSVFQIAAHEDVVPLDTLYAWCQAARDILQGEYAVARVIARPFRGEFPFERANEHRKDFSLVPPPTVLDAIKATGQAVVGIGKIPDIYAHRGFTEEIHTDDNADGIAKTLARMQQAAQDGTSGLIFTNLVDFDSKYGHRRDPAGYSACLAQLDAALPDLLAAVPEGGALIITSDHGNDPTWHGSDHTREHGLLLMHRAGWAGVNLGERATFADLGASVAEALGADWTGPGESFWTRPS, from the coding sequence ATGCTGCTGACGATTCTCGTGCTGGATTCTGTGGGGGCCGGCGAACTGCCCGACGCCGAGCAGTTTGGCGACGCTGGCTCGCACACCCTCAACCACACCCTGAAAGCGGCGCCCGCCGCCTTGCCCAACCTGGCGGCGCTGGGGCTGGCCCAGGTGCCCACCATTGAGACAGGCCCAGACACCATTCCGGCGGTCCCGGCTCAGGGGGCGTACGGCCGCATGCGCGAGGTCAGCCCCGGCAAGGACACCAGCACGGGCCACTGGGAATTCATGGGCGTGCAGCTGCAGTACCCATTCCAGATTTTCCCGGACGGCTTTCCGCCGGCCGTCATGGACCAGTTTGACGCCGCCACCGGCAAAGGCCACCTGTGTAACCGCCCCTATTCCGGCACGGATGTCATCCGCGACTTTGGCCCCGAGCACCTGACGACAGGCGCGCCGATTGTGTACACCAGCGGAGACAGCGTGTTCCAGATTGCCGCCCACGAGGACGTGGTGCCGCTGGACACCCTGTACGCCTGGTGCCAGGCCGCCCGCGACATCCTGCAGGGCGAATACGCCGTGGCGCGCGTGATTGCCCGGCCCTTCCGGGGCGAGTTTCCCTTTGAGCGCGCCAACGAGCACCGCAAGGATTTCAGCCTGGTACCGCCGCCCACCGTGCTGGACGCCATCAAGGCCACCGGACAGGCGGTCGTGGGGATCGGCAAGATTCCCGATATCTACGCGCACCGGGGCTTTACCGAGGAGATTCATACCGACGACAACGCCGACGGCATCGCCAAGACGCTGGCCCGCATGCAGCAGGCCGCGCAGGACGGCACCTCGGGCCTGATTTTTACCAACCTCGTGGACTTTGACAGCAAGTATGGCCACCGCCGCGACCCGGCTGGGTATAGCGCCTGCCTGGCGCAGTTGGACGCCGCGTTGCCGGACCTGCTGGCAGCGGTGCCAGAGGGCGGCGCCCTCATCATCACCAGCGACCACGGCAACGACCCCACCTGGCACGGCAGCGACCACACCCGCGAACACGGCTTGCTGCTCATGCACCGCGCGGGCTGGGCCGGCGTGAATCTGGGGGAGCGCGCCACCTTCGCCGACCTGGGCGCCAGCGTGGCCGAGGCGCTGGGCGCTGACTGGACCGGGCCGGGTGAGAGCTTCTGGACGCGGCCGAGCTAA
- the lptB gene encoding LPS export ABC transporter ATP-binding protein has translation MTVPASPVPAAPGLGVAPGAARPVLHAEGLSKTYGRRAVVRNVSLRVEPGEIVALFGPNGAGKTTTFYMLVGFIRPGGGRIALGTRDVTRLPMHERARLGLGYLPQEPSAFRKLTARDNLLAILEYQGLPRSEQEERADALLAEFGLTHLAGSYAYQLSGGERRRLELARALTTDPDYLLLDEPFTGVDPKSIREIQRLIRELRDRRGLGVFITDHNVRETIALTDRVYLMYDGEVKFEGTPQSFAQDQDARQHYLGDDFEL, from the coding sequence GTGACTGTTCCCGCTTCACCTGTGCCCGCCGCGCCTGGCCTGGGGGTGGCCCCAGGCGCCGCCCGCCCGGTGCTGCATGCCGAAGGCCTGAGCAAGACCTATGGCCGCCGCGCCGTGGTGCGGAATGTCAGCCTGCGCGTGGAACCCGGCGAGATTGTGGCGCTGTTCGGGCCCAACGGCGCCGGCAAGACCACGACCTTTTACATGCTGGTGGGCTTTATTCGCCCTGGCGGCGGCCGGATTGCGCTGGGTACGCGCGACGTGACCCGCCTGCCCATGCACGAGCGCGCCCGGCTGGGCCTGGGCTACCTGCCGCAGGAACCCAGCGCCTTTCGCAAACTGACCGCCCGTGACAACCTGCTGGCCATTCTGGAATACCAGGGCCTGCCGAGAAGTGAGCAGGAGGAGCGCGCCGACGCCCTGCTGGCTGAATTCGGCCTGACGCACCTAGCGGGCAGTTACGCCTACCAGTTGTCGGGCGGCGAGCGGCGGCGCCTGGAATTGGCGCGCGCCCTGACCACCGACCCGGATTACCTGCTGCTGGACGAGCCGTTTACGGGCGTAGACCCCAAAAGCATCCGCGAGATTCAGCGCCTGATCCGAGAACTGCGGGACCGCCGGGGCCTGGGCGTCTTTATCACCGACCACAACGTCCGCGAGACCATTGCCCTGACTGACCGCGTCTATCTGATGTACGACGGCGAAGTGAAGTTTGAAGGCACCCCGCAGTCGTTTGCGCAGGACCAGGACGCCCGGCAGCATTACCTGGGCGACGACTTCGAGCTGTAA